The Mauremys reevesii isolate NIE-2019 linkage group 1, ASM1616193v1, whole genome shotgun sequence genome has a segment encoding these proteins:
- the F10 gene encoding coagulation factor X isoform X3 has product MSVMAGQLLLILLSTSLAGLLQAEGNDGDQCKPNPCHYGGTCKDGIGTYTCTCLDGYQGKNCESVIPKYCKLNNGECDHFCRPIRNSVECFCATGYVLGTDEKSCTPTEPFPCGKVYVKRKKRSVGSFGNSSSVTSEQDGKLNELYNNNGTSHKNITSITDSPDLHLQNETKAPDRKETDPKTNVSLNPHTRIVGGDDCLPGECPWQALLINENKEGFCGGTILSQFYILTAAHCINQSKIIKVVVGEVDRDKEENTEMMYSVEKVFVHGKFVSATYDYDIALIKLREPIKFSKYVIPACLPDVEFANEILMNQKSGTVSGFGRLHEQGRVSNKLKVLEVPYIDRNSCKQTTNFAITENMFCAGYDNITKDACQGDSGGPHVTKYKDTYFVTGIVSWGEGCAREGKYGVYTKVSKFQGWLKRTFRQNS; this is encoded by the exons ACGGGGACCAGTGCAAACCCAATCCTTGTCACTATGGTGGAACGTGTAAAGATGGAATTGGCACATACACTTGTACATGCTTGGATGGATATCAGGGCAAAAACTGTGAATCTG ttataccaaaatACTGCAAGCTGAACAATGGCGAATGTGACCACTTCTGCAGACCCATAAGAAACAGTGTTGAATGTTTCTGTGCCACTGGATATGTTCTGGGAACAGATGAAAAATCTTGTACTCCGACAG AGCCTTTCCCATGTGGGAAAGTTTAcgtgaaaagaaaaaagaggtcAGTGGGTTCATTTGGTAACAGTAGCAGTGTTACCAGTGAACAAGATGGCAAACTCAATGAACTGTATAACAACAATGGGACAAGCCACAAGAACATCACCAGTATCACAGACAGCCCAGACCTTCATCTTCAGAATGAAACAAAAGCTCCCGATAGAAAAGAGACTGATCCTAAAACTAATGTGTCTCTAAATCCTCATACGAGGATAGTAGGTGGTGATGACTGCTTGCCTGGTGAATGTCCGTGGCAG GCTCTTCTAATAAATGAAAATAAGGAAGGGTTTTGTGGAGGGACAATTTTGAGCCAGTTTTATATACTTACTGCAGCTCACTGCATAAACCAATCTAAAATCATTAAAGTTGTTGTCG GGGAAGTGGACAGAGATAAGGAAGAAAACACTGAAATGATGTACTCTGTGGAAAAAGTGTTTGTACATGGTAAATTTGTTTCGGCAACTTATGATTATGACATAGCTCTTATAAAATTAAGGGAACCTATAAAGTTTTCTAAATATGTTATCCCGGCATGCCTTCCTGATGTGGAATTTGCTAACGAAATTCTGATGAATCAAAAATCTGGAACTGTTAGTGGTTTTGGACGTCTTCATGAACAAGGACGGGTATCCAACAAACTTAAAGTGCTTGAAGTCCCCTATATTGATAGAAATTCATGCAAGCAAACCACTAACTTTGCGATCACAGAAAACATGTTCTGTGCTGGCTATGACAATATAACAAAAGATGCATGTCAGGGAGACAGTGGGGGTCCACATGTAACTAAGTACAAGGACACCTATTTTGTTACTGGTATAGTCAGCTGGGGAGAAGGATGTGCAAGGGAAGGCAAATATGGAGTGTATACAAAAGTGTCCAAGTTCCAAGGCTGGCTAAAAAGGACATTTAGACAAAACTCttaa